A window of Dysidea avara chromosome 1, odDysAvar1.4, whole genome shotgun sequence genomic DNA:
AGCCTTTTAATGACAAAGTACTTCTAATGACAAAGACACATTAAAAGGTCAAAGCCTTTTAATGTGTCATTTTTGCCCATTCGTTGATGTCACTTAACAAGTCCAACAATGTAAAATTTCCTTATCACCGTAATTAATATTTGTGTATATACGTACTGGGCTTTGAGCTACTTGGAATTTTAGAGCTAATAAATTAAGGAAACAGGATTTAAGTTTACGACTGCTATTTGACATGTGATTGAATCATGTTCATGATGATATGGGTCATAGATGGTTGTATAGCTATGGAAACTAGTGCTTTGCTATATAGCAATCACAGGCCACCCTGCTAGACTGCTGAGTGGGTCTGCTTCCTGTGGTCGTGTTTCTGGAGCCCTGTAAGTATACTATGAATGACTATCGAATGTTTTGACAATACTCTGACGTTCTGAGATTACTCCAATCTTGTGCATATGATAAAAAACGATTAGAGGCCTCGAACTGTATGATGTACTTGCTACCTagtctacactgttaaaaataaagagtaaccaccactctaaagagttcccagtgtaaggaggatttaacaccccaggggagtaaccaacactctgaagagaataactgAATAGTAAGTGCCACTACCtgcagagcatgtgttactcctttagagtaatagTTATTCTCCAgaggtgttaaatcctccctattATGGGAACTCTTTAAGAGTTGtagttactcttcattttaatgGTGTATACCTTCAATCACTCCATTAACTCATActatactgtacagtataaGTACACTGATTGGAGTAGTCCGTACACCACCCTATAATTATGTAACTGGAACTACAAATACACTCTTATAACTTTTCCAAAAGTATGACTTTTACAGGTCATAATTATTTTCCTTCCTGTGCACCCTTTGTCAGAACGAATACGCTTTATAGCACATTTGTCTGTAAAGGTCTCAAGTTGATAAATTTAGTTATGCTTTAGTGAAGTTAAATAATTGGGAAGATTATGTTTACAGAGCCAGTGCAGGGAACATAATGCTGCTATTCTGCTACTGTACGCTACTCATAATAGTATTATAGTTAAATTCAGCCACTGTATTTGAATGAAAACACTGGGGTGGGTATGCAACTCTGCAGTGTAAGTTGTACACCTACTGCATGAATTGTGCAATGTATAGAATAGAAGTCAAAGGACACTATAATGAAATACATAATGAATGCATTGTGTCATTCTCTATACTAGATGGGTACAGTCCCAGCATTACTAGTGAAACCTTATCTGTTGTTAGTTGCATCATCCTCTAACCTCTGACCTGTAGGGAATTTATAGTGTTTTCTTTTGTTAATTAAAGAACAAACATTTATTGCAAATGGCTTCTCAGTCATGATTGCAATGTAGCACATACATAAAACAATACATTGCTTACAGCAATGAAATAGTTGGTAGCCAaatgacttttttttgtaatgGTATTATTACAAAGTTGTTGACATTTAACATCActacagctatttcttggcctcacatAAATTAGCTATTTGTTAGCAGCCACCTTCTTTCACAGAATCAAGTTGGGATAGATATGAATCAATTAGGCAAAGGATGCATAAGTGATCATGAGCTAGTCTGATGAAATTATTCTTATATTCTTTCCAATTAATACAAGACAAATCATAACTTGCCTTGTGAATTAAGTAACAGCTTAAATTAAAAACGTGGCCAGTCTAATTAAAGTTGTTGCATAACACAATGTAGTGACAAAGTTTCAAGCAGATTTACTAGAAATGTTGatagttatgagttgtcaaactTGAATCTCTACAAAAgtaataagactggttttgtcagactgcaGCTGggtcacattaattttgattGCAGTATTTCACTTAGATCTACTGCATGAATTATCTCCCTATACCTACAGTGTATGAATATCAAGTATATACATAACTATAGATACTGACATCTATTAAGCTGTTATGGACTGTGCAGAACATAATTAAGTGAAGGTCTTCAACTTAATTCACAGATGTACATTTCCTGGTTTCCTTATGTCTCAAAATTACTTAGTTAAGTAGCTAGTGACAAGGAAACTGACATCTGATCTTGCTGTGTTACAGACAATGTGTCATTGCAAAACTATAAATGTAGTCTTTAAAAAATATGATGAGTGAAGCACTTATAAACAAATTCTTACAACTGTTACATACATGTAACATGAAACTTGCTTTTAACTACTTAGTACATACTAGGATCACTGTAGTTTGGTGAACAATAACAAGTTGTCGGTTGACTAACTCACAGGCCACCTCATTGGTTGCAAAGTATGTTGTGTGTCCTAATCCCAAGTCCAGAGTATCTACTGCTGTTTACATTGCCATGAAATTGTTTCACATCAGTCAAAGTGCCATGATATCTTTGCCAGTTCACGCTTTGTAACTTAATTACGTATGCAACATCATAATCTTTAAAACATAATCTTTTTCAGTGTGACACTTAAACAAAATCATGTCTTATAAAAGTAAACAGGAAAGTTTGTATACTTAATGTATAGCTATGACTTCTGATCTCAACTTGCATACTAACAGACAACATTATGCAAAGGGTTTGTGTTGACTATTCTTATTATAGGACATGACTTTGTTTTAAGTGTCACACTGAAAAAGATTATGGTTTAAAGATTATGATGTTGCATACGTAATTAAGTTACAAAGCATGAACTAGCAAAGATATCATGGCACTTTGACTGATACCATTAGTATTTGGATAATTTTTAGAAGCAGGGAAATGAGGAAACTTTTTTCTTAAGAATAACCTTTCGTATGATTCAAATTATGTACTATATCTGGATCTTTCTGCTTAGTTTAAAGAGTTGGATGATGACACTGATATCGATGTAATGTAGCTCAGACATATGGGTTCACCACCACAAATTAAATGGTATAATAGTACAGCTAGCTACTCCCCTATTCATGATAGTAACTCCCTGTTTAATTTAGTCATATAAAAATTATAAgctgatatagctagctaattattatCTTTCATGTGTATGTAGCCacatcagtggcggatctaggagttTTAAAacggggtttctgaaagttggtatagctgaataaggcatctgatgacatttcccCTGAAAATtatgagattttagaagctctgagattggattttaagCTACTTTTAGTTAGGAAATACAATAAATCCGATGTTTTAAACTGCCTAGCTatatagggcaaagatggtgactataagctgtagctttgattgctctattagagtagttacttgactgctctattagagtatctcgatcgtttctaatgcagtgggagatgagggtttaatagctataaatggtgtcagttaagtgcagctgcatgcatgctattgaaatacagtggtatatagttgtttgatatgataaattgtcagtacaagtacaacaatgtttatttatttagacttccactgaactaaatttaaaagggggtttctgtcgaaaccccagagacccatctggatccgccactgcacatACTCAGAAGTGATGACAAAATATACTATTTTCATTGGTAAAGGGAACAACCAGGATATGTATGCTTTACTGCATGCAGCATAGGTCTTTAGACCGGACCAACGGTTATGATTCAATCAAGTCGTTAGATTTTTATTCGTGTGTCAGTGTTTCATTGGTCTCATGGCGTGttataagaattttaaatttcacgtgAGAGGCGTGCACGTGAACGCATTGCGCTTtggtgttgcaaagatttggcACTCCTCAGATCGATAAGCGCCATGTGGAGAGCCACACGAGACCACGATGGCAAGTGTTCTTGCCACAGCTGGTAGGACAGCTTGGGCACTCGTCGAGATCATAAGCATTTACTTTTCTACACCAGTTCAGATAAAAGTTCCAGTTGATTTGACTAAAACGCGGGAGGAGACTggcaccaacgttgaaaccgggtcactactgctgacccggatgacccactgacccggatttgatcCGGATTTGATCCGGATTGacctggatgtgacccggattcattaaagccgagacgtgtttcggctagtctcgagcgagcgaacgggtctacattttgagcgttcgattcgtgttgagtaaatattgcaacttcagcctagctgtaggttgaagaccataaaaaaaaaaaaaggtcttcacctactgacaatagctacccctcaccatagataccctcagtttcgtgctacatactgcacttactaacaaatgggcgtgactgagcatatgttggtagtgcgataagtgggcgtggctcacgaaagagctacaccatagcgtttataagttccacgtcgtcaaacgaacaatttcgtttctcacgtgatccaattgtaatgacccggagaaaatgtgactcggatgacccgacccggtttcaacgctgactgGCACTGAAGTGGTGGAGACGGTAGTTGATCGGATTGGACGATCAGGAATATTTGGTCCAGATTTTGGCTACATGCATCAGACGAGTTTGCTGGGTGGAAACTAAGGATGGCGCAGATTCAGCAAAAACTTTTAGGGAAAGCTATCATGGAGGATTGTGGCAAGTAGACGAAAAGTTCTTCCTGCAAACCAAGGACACGTCCACGTACCCAATTTTGCTGGAGAAGCACAAGGAAATTAAATCAAAACTTGACATTGACTGGACTACAGTGAAATGGGAAGACCTAAGGGCACCACTCTACTGCGGACTAGCTGCCTGGTTGTACATGTGTACCAGGAAAGATCCTATACCACTTAACATTGAAGAGCAAGCCGAATTCCATAAGAAGAACTATGAAAAACCGGATGATAGCAATTtcaataaaatgtttgtggAAGCAGTTGCTGTTATGGAGACAATTAAAGAAGGTATTGTAACAGTTTACACTAGTACATGCTTATTAGCTAGTGATTAGACCACATATTATATGGCTTCCTAGATATGTACATAATAAAATTAGGCATTGTATCTGTGGAATCATTGTCTTTactcacagatctggtcacataatattataacatgTGAACAAAATTCAGTTAGCTAGTAGTGACACAATTATCTAACAgtatataatttatagtgaCTGTATGCATTGGTATTTCAATACGATCACACCATAGAATGTTTGCACAGTGCTTCCTGATTATCCAACCCCCTTGGTACTATTATATGTAGTGTATACAAGTGATATATTGTGTGTATTACATCGTAGATGAAAAGGTAAACATTGCACTTGATCTTTACATTGTGCTGGACAGTTCTGGAAGTATTGGGTCACAGTCATATGAAGAGGCAAAGAAATTCTTAGGTGATTTGGTTGGTGGCTTTATAATTGGCAAGAGCAATGTTCGAGTTGGCTTAGTGATTTATGGATCAAATGCTAGATTGATATTTGACTTGAAGCATTCCTATGACAAAGATGAAATTCTGAGCAGTATCCAGTCTGTAGAGTATCTCAGCAGTTCCACTGCTACAGAAGATGCCATACGTCTCATGACAAACACTGGCTTTACTGAAGAACATGGAGTACGAGCATCTGTTGAAGCAATCCCACGTGTAGCCATAGTCCTGACTGATGGAGAGTCTGACAGTAGACAAGATGTGCCTGGGGCAGCTCAGTCAGCTAGGGACCAGTCCATTAAAATGCTTGCATTTGGGATTGGCGATGGAGATTGCCGGGTCACAGGATGGAGTGTTTAGAATTGATAGATTCAAAAATATTGATGATGTGCGAGCTCAGATTACTCGAGGGTGCAAGAAATATGGTatgctacatactgtacattgaTCATCATGTTTATCATCTTGCTTAATGTCTTTTGCAGCTGTTGTAAAGGCTGATGTTGAAAAAATATATGAAGGAAATGTCAGTGCTAAAGAGAAAAGATACTTTGAGTTCCCTATCACTACAGACCTTACATTTGAAATTACAGTATACGGTGGCAAAGTAACACTGTATGGGTCCTACACTAACCCAAATCCTAGCAAAACATGGCATGATTATAAGCCAGATATTGATGAATACTTGAAACTGCCTGTAGATTACCCAAGTGAGGAGGAGAAAAAAGAAGGGTTTAATGGCCTGTTCTGCTGTTGTCTGGTTGGAGAAGAAGACTTTCAATTTTCTATTGAAGCTACAGCTGTACCATAAGAATAGACTGAGCTACATAGTTAGTACATTGACACAACACAATTTTGTTTGGTAATACAAAGAGTAACTTTTGCTATATCACaattgttttttgtttgtttgtttgtttgttaaactagtaatgcacttgtcaatttcatgccccacccccggggcgtccccacaccccaggtgtggatttgacattgcttcttgtccccacccctggggcaattgacagttgtccaattcactgaccgattttcggtagttgcatttctaaacaataaaatcgcacttgctataattttactagctacagggcaggtttattactagttgcatgcatgaaatatatgcgcttgaggtgttgtcaaatctcCTACTATaggggtggggatttgacagccgatttttccccagtagtggggaatttgacaccacaatTTGTCAATTCCTTCACCCCCCCAgagtggggcatgaaattgacaagtgcataactaTAGTACTGTTTTAGGGCTATGTAACCACTAAATCTTTTAGCAGATGGGTCCTATATTAATAGATAATGCAGAATGTACATTTGTACCACATGTTTCTCATtgtcacataattataactgAACTGAAGTACAGTTTATATCCCATACAAGAAAACAAGGAAACTCATTTCTTAAGAATAACTTTTGTATATGGTTGTACTGTAAACTAATACTGTCTGACAAATGCATTAGCGTGATACCCTTTGCTAATTAAAATTAATGAATGCGTGCCACAACATGTATGTACTTGCCTACTGTATGCCTTAGTAGGatgattatatacatatatctgTGGCTCCCTGTTTGTAAAAGTACTGTGCCAGGCAAACACATTCAACTTAACACAGAGCTTCACTGCAAGCATTAGTTTTATAGTTGAGTTTAGAAAAGAGAAGTACCATCTAATCATACCACGCACCAAAAGCTGTCTTTCCTGGTAGTGAACCCATAGCTGTATGTTATTTTACACTAGTAGGCAttaaatagctatagctaattaaaTTAATATccttcatacatacatacatacatacatacatacatacatacatacatacatacatacatacatacatacatacatacatacatacatacatacatacatacatacatacatacatacatacatacatacatacatacatacatacatacatacatacatacatacatacatacatacatacatacatacatacatacatacatacatacatacatacatacatacatacatacatacatacatacatacatacatacatacatacatacatacatacatacatacatacatacatacatacatacatacatacatacatacatacatacatacatacatacatacatacatacatacatacatacatacatacatacatacatacatacatacatacatacatacatacatacatacatacatacatacatacatacatacatacatacatacatacatacatacatacatacatacatacatacatacatacatacatacatacatacatacatacatacatacatacatacatacatacatacatacatacatacatacatacatacatacatacatacatacatacatacatacatacatacatacatacatacatacatacatacatacatacatacatacatacatacatacatacatacatacatacatacatacatacatacatacatacatacatacatacatacatacatacatacatacatacatacatacatacatacatacatacatacatacatacatacatacatacatacatacatacatacatacatacatacatacatacatacatacatacatacatacatacatacatacatacatacatacatacatacatacatacatacatacatacatacatacatacatacatacatacatacatacatacatacatacatacatacatacatacatacatacatacatacatacatacatacatacatacatacatacatacatacatacatacatacatacatacatacatagaagTGATGTCAGCATTAAGTTAAGCATACAACTACTCATCATACTACACATAATCTGACCAGTTCACTAAGTTCTGTACACTTGATAATAACCACCCAGATAATAGCCATCTCTTTCAACCAACCTGTGCAGAAAAACCATAATACTCTATGCAGTCAtgttatgtatatgtgaccaccATAATACTCTATGCAGTCAtgttatgtatatgtgaccggatttgcgaaaaggtacctttttcacaaacaaaatttgacctatttttttggactttgaagcttcataactttttttatcATGGCATACAATtgtctgaaattttccatgagtacaactactgtaacagtatctggctgcggtttgatactaagagcaagctAATtggtgtaaggagtcaagtgctACCTCATttagtttgctggtatgtaaaatgtgtggaaaggtactttttcgcaaatccggtcacatatgtatcatAAGCATATACTAATAAAACTTTGATTAACATGGACTTCATTTTGAGCAAGGATTTTCGTTGACAGGTAGCAAGCAGGTCACCATGATGGACATTAGATGGAAGGACAGATTTTTGGCTTAGTCACTGGAAAAGGAGGCATTTCCAGCAACTATGTTCTTAAATTGTTACTAAAAGTAGGTCTATCAACAGTTAGACAGCAATAATCA
This region includes:
- the LOC136247537 gene encoding cartilage matrix protein-like — its product is MFHCIVCRDYSLLYEKVNIALDLYIVLDSSGSIGSQSYEEAKKFLGDLVGGFIIGKSNVRVGLVIYGSNARLIFDLKHSYDKDEILSSIQSVEYLSSSTATEDAIRLMTNTGFTEEHGVRASVEAIPRVAIVLTDGESDIH